In the Cydia splendana chromosome 2, ilCydSple1.2, whole genome shotgun sequence genome, one interval contains:
- the LOC134804426 gene encoding nose resistant to fluoxetine protein 6-like, whose product MLFKSVVCFFVFANVLAKEPILEIPNLDHIFDNLSKNEWDADEVPCRDKIFNILENVKNSTLWATWVWNSIDQSPTGIFFGARYHLGSYDQCLRPPWLATHPELRTQYCLAEIEMNKDGIKTMEEVSDPYVRAEDYYLDTKSHFGRSFSYIAHGVCLPAGCPSKSAEKFVQALMSTGYLRAARGAPVSIHHCEEAAAPRVYSTGYYVFVYTFATLLFIAVASTYYVSDYPVIASSNSFVNHVAKSFCLRRNWNTVFKSDKDELPCLHGIRFLTAIIVAFVHYIAISQGTSVSNAIDFERMGRDKPAVAVVMTHFDVIVDTFFSLSGLLVGKSLATLDITKPHSLMKNIIKRYIRLVVLLAVTVFYVAHISKHTDDGPVYPKIALYEQQMCERNWLPALLMVGNYYNALEMCHPATWYIPCDFHMYVTTLVLLYVFRKNSRIGTAAAAIMLVISFIMPVITIYVYDLPAILAYNIGTEVNVRPNSTFRNFYIKTHNRIGPYAIGLAAGYLMSIYKPKDYRKVWSKTVSFLGTYVSLNLMLVILAVGHLCLVYRVHGWLACIFVAFERNIFAVAILGVVIFCTYGQVPLINAFLSWSVFAPLSRLSYGLYVIHIVLLYQISSMRDNMKYHLFQALINCLGLVVVSLLLSLMVWLLAEAPLVNITSSYLNTKGSAKEKVEISRNGAHENDTSKQKSL is encoded by the exons atgttgtttaaaaGTGTAgtgtgtttttttgtttttg CCAATGTTCTTGCCAAGGAACCAATATTAGAGATCCCTAACCTAGACCACATATTTGACAATCTGTCAAAGAATGAGTGGGACGCTGATGAGGTGCCCTGCCGTGACAAAATATTTAACATTCTGGAAAATGTTAAGAACTCTACGTTATGGGCCACATGGG TATGGAACTCCATCGACCAGTCGCCAACGGGCATCTTCTTCGGCGCCCGCTACCACTTGGGGAGCTACGACCAGTGCCTGCGTCCGCCCTGGCTCGCGACACACCCCGAATTACGCACTCAATACTGTTTAGCAGAAATAGAGATGAATAAAGATGGCATCAAGACAATGGAAGAAGTTTCCGATCCTTATGTTAGGGCTGAGGACTATTACCTCGAC ACTAAATCACACTTCGGTCGTAGTTTCTCATACATAGCACACGGGGTCTGCCTTCCCGCGGGCTGTCCGTCCAAGTCCGCGGAGAAGTTTGTGCAGGCGCTCATGAGCACGGGGTACTTGCGCGCGGCCAGGGGTGCGCCCGTCTCCATACACCACTGTGAGGAAGCAGCGGCCCCGAGGGTATATTCTACGGGATATTACGtgtttgt GTACACTTTCGCAACACTACTGTTCATAGCAGTAGCTTCAACATACTATGTTAGCGACTACCCAGTCATCGCTAGTTCTAACTCATTTG TTAATCACGTTGCAAAATCGTTCTGTCTCCGCCGCAACTGGAATACAGTGTTCAAATCAGACAAGGATGAACTACCATGCTTGCACGGTATCCGCTTCCTGACGGCGATTATCGTCGCCTTCGTCCACTACATAGCAATATCACAGGGGACTTCTGTCAGCAATGCCATAGACTTTGAAAGg ATGGGTAGAGATAAACCAGCAGTGGCGGTTGTTATGACTCATTTTGATGTAATAGTGGACACATTCTTCTCATTGTCTGGACTTTTAGTGGGGAAAAGCCTTGCCACGTTGGATATAACAAAACCACACAGTTTAATGAAGAATATAATAAAACGATATATAAG actTGTCGTGCTTTTAGCCGTGACCGTGTTCTACGTGGCCCATATCTCAAAACATACTGATGACGGCCCTGTCTACCCCAAGATAGCCCTCTACGAGCAACAGATGTGCGAGAGAAACTGGTTGCCGGCATTACTAATGGTCGGCAATTATTACAACGCATTAGAAATG TGCCACCCAGCCACTTGGTACATCCCCTGCGACTTCCATATGTACGTAACGACGCTGGTCCTCCTGTACGTGTTCCGCAAAAACTCACGGATCGGCACAGCAGCTGCCGCCATAATGTTGGTGATCAGTTTTATAATGCCCGTGATCACCATATATGTCTATGATTTACCAGCAATTCTAGCTTACAATATtgg GACAGAGGTAAACGTTAGACCTAACTCCACCTTTAGGAACTTCTACATTAAAACACACAACAGGATAGGTCCTTACGCGATTGGTCTGGCTGCCGGATATCTCATGTCTATCTACAAGCCCAAGGATTACAGGAAAGTCTGGTCTAAA ACAGTGTCGTTCCTAGGTACTTACGTCTCCTTGAACCTAATGCTCGTCATACTGGCGGTGGGTCATCTGTGCTTGGTGTACAGAGTCCACGGATGGCTGGCCTGCATCTTCGTGGCTTTCGAAAGAAATATCTTTGCCGTAGCTATTTTAGGTGTCGTCATCTTTTGCACTTACGGCCAAGTTC CCCTCATCAACGCATTCCTCAGCTGGTCCGTGTTCGCGCCGCTCAGTAGGCTCTCGTACGGCTTATATGTCATACACATAGTGCTTCTGTATCAAATCTCTTCCATGAGAGATAATATGAAATACCACTTGTTTCAAGCT cTGATAAACTGTCTTGGGTTGGTGGTCGTGTCGCTGCTGCTGAGTCTGATGGTTTGGCTGCTGGCTGAGGCGCCTCTCGTCAACATCACCAGCTCATACCTCAACACTAA AGGCTCTGCCAAGGAGAAAGTTGAAATATCCAGGAACGGTGCTCATGAAAACGACACAAGTAAACAAAAAAGCTTGTGA